The window CATTATTTATTGTCTGGGTGTgcttacagtaacactacaaccacatttttttttacccgaGGGAGGCATTTGTGGAATAAGATACATAAAAGCACATTATAATCACTCATGCATTAGGCTACTTTCAAATAGGTTTGTTTAAAAACATATCATGTTAAGCCAATAGGTCATTGCATGTATGACAACACACAACCTACATGTCTCTGCATCAGGAAGTGTTATGCCACAATATTACCAACTGAGTGAAACACAGACTACTGAATAGAATAGGTATGTTGTTACAGTATTAGACATTGATCGGATTAGTATAACCCACCCTATACCTCATTCACACAAAGTGGAACTTGTGTGTTACAGAGACAGCCCCTACTGCACCCCAAGCTTCCAGAATCAGAGAAGCCAGTTTCGGCCAGACAGCCTCGACCAGCACCCACAGGTTCATTCACACATATTACCATCATATtacaattgtgtatgtgtgtgttattgactgtgtgtgtgtgtgtgtgtgtgtgtgtgtgtgtgtgtgtgtgtgtgtgtgtgtgtgtgtgtgtgtgtgtgtgtgtgtgtgtgtgtgtttttcagtgAGTCGGAGTGGTCAGTTGGTCCCGAAGCGTGTGGGTGTGAAGGACTTGGACCAGCGGTTCTCTGATGTGACCGAGACATTCAACCAACAACATGAGAGCTATAATGTCATGAAGGAACGTATCATATCTCTTCGCCGCACTTACAACTGTAGCAACGACAGCACCCTGACTCTGACCGAGTGTGTGAGGAAGATCAAGGAGGAATACGgtgagacacacgcacgcacacacacacacacacacacacatacacgtatgcacacacacacacacacacacacacacacacacacatacacacacatacacgcatgcatacacacacacacacaccaacacacacacacacacacacacacacacacacacacacacacacacacacatgtaacagtataactttagaccgtcccctcgcccatacccgggcgcgaaccagggaccctctgcacacatcaacaacagtcaccccgaAGCATTGTTagccatcgctccacaaaagcccttgcagaggggaaccactacttcaaggtctcagagcaagtgacgtcaccgattgaaacgctaactagctagctatttcacatccattacacacacacacacacacacacacacacacacacacacacacacacacacacacacacacacacacacgcacacgcacacacacatatttaccctttctatttctttctctctcttttatttaacctttatttaacctggttaGTTTCGTTGAGctaaaaatctatttttcaaaaGATACCTCTTCCTGTCCTCTTTTTACCCCTCTCACTCCTACTACATATGAAGCCATATAACTTTttatctttccttctctctctctctctctctcgccagaggacagctacagggTAACCGTGGTGATAAAGGGgtatgacttctctctctctgtggttccgCTGAGGTCTGTGGATGAGGGAGAGAAGTCTCTGCCTCGCCTACTCTGGTTGGCTCAGGATGAGCTCAGGGGCTTTTCCCAGGGCGCCATAGCAATTGTCGCTGCCGGGACCAAGCTCCAGGTGCTGATAGACTGGCTGCTTAGTCGGGGGGAGCGAATGGCGGAGCAGGTCAGGGAGGTGGCACCAACTCATCAGGACCACTGTAGGCTGGAGGAGAACCTGATTGAGACCATGCAGGAAGTGAGAAGGGTGAGGGAGCTTTCGCTAGGGTACTGCCAGCAGGCTAGAGAGATCCAAACTGAGGCTGCACAGATAGCAGGGCTGGCctgacacatacatacagacacactctggTAACACTGAATCTATAAATGTCACATTTAAATCTTATGGGAATTAATTTAGGCAATTTTTACTATCATGTAAAAGCACACTATAGACCTACACTGTTACACAACACACTAGATAGTATTTCAGTATTATATAGTGAGTATGTCTATAAACATGTTAGAGAAATTAGCTGTGATATATCCTAATGTATTCTGGACAGGAATTCCTCATCTAAATCCTAATCTAATCCAACACTGTGTTGATTAAACCACTGTCAATGTTAGATATCATGTTAGTGTTTTTTCTATGTTAATactgtatgttattgtattttaTAACAAATGAAAACTGCAAACTGTTGTTAGTGTCTTAAGGTTTGAATGAATATGTTTGAGTGACATACAGTAGTTGAGTATTAAACATTTTTATTCCACACATCACAAACACTTAGCACACAGAGAATCCTTACTGGTACTGACTAGACCCTGCAGcaggagaaggggatggaggaaggggtagggagagggtgggagagactgCGTGGGGGGTTAGgggtgggagagagcgagagagatgtgcgtgtgtgttaagagggaaaaaagggagatgagaggatggaAGAAAAAGCTTTGCTACTGATATGTTGCTGCTGTAGTGTGGGCTAGGACATGCCAGTCAATAACTTACATAATGTATTAGCTCAAATGTTAAGTACTGCAATTATCTGAAGGCCCACTGTTTTTATGCATCCATAACCTTTTGCATGGCCATTAGCTATGCACCTCATACTGAGACTGGCAGACAGGCTTTTCCCAGGTTAATTATTATGTCAACCttatataattaagcaataaggcccataCCAAAGCTAAGGGCTGCTCtttcatttgagtaatttagcagatgctgttaTCGAGAGTGATTTAcatgagcaattagggttaaataCCTTGgccaagggcacatcaacatatgTTTCACCCAGttggcttggggattcaaaccagtgatcctgacccaacactcttaaccactaggctacctgccgacaacgcaacatggagtgcctggacacagcccttagccgtggtatccCATATATCATAAACCCCtgacataattagagcagtaaaaatttATGTTttgtatatggtctgatatagcacggatgtcagccaatcagcattcagggctcgaccaCCCAGtttatcattattattacagACCTACCATAACATTTTTATATAATGGAGCCGGCAGTAATAACCATGTACATACAATTTATAATCCAGCATATTATAAATACATACCctttaaatcaaaatcaaatcaaatttatttatatagcccttcgtacatcagctgatatctcaaagtgctgtacagaaacccagcctaaaaccccaaacagcaagcaatgcaggtgtagaagcacggtggctaggaaaaactccctagaaaaggccaatacctaggaagaaacctagagaggaaccaggctatgtggggtggccagtcctcttctggctgtgccgggtggagattataacagaacatggccaagatgttcaatgttcataaatgaccagcatggtcgaataataataaggcagaacagttgaaactagagcagcagcacagtcaggtggaagttgaaactggagcagcagcatggccaggtagactggggacagcaag of the Oncorhynchus kisutch isolate 150728-3 linkage group LG17, Okis_V2, whole genome shotgun sequence genome contains:
- the si:ch73-345f18.3 gene encoding uncharacterized protein si:ch73-345f18.3, whose translation is MSVLFCCRCVFPSEDTDERQPLLHPKLPESEKPVSARQPRPAPTVSRSGQLVPKRVGVKDLDQRFSDVTETFNQQHESYNVMKERIISLRRTYNCSNDSTLTLTECVRKIKEEYEDSYRVTVVIKGYDFSLSVVPLRSVDEGEKSLPRLLWLAQDELRGFSQGAIAIVAAGTKLQVLIDWLLSRGERMAEQVREVAPTHQDHCRLEENLIETMQEVRRVRELSLGYCQQAREIQTEAAQIAGLA